A window from Candidatus Methylomirabilota bacterium encodes these proteins:
- a CDS encoding thioesterase family protein, whose product MSDGTTRQLAVGLKHVRTVKVTDDMTPGHLRSEPIRVLSTPDMIRLIEQTAIEAVQPCLASGQATVGTRVDVAHLAATLVGMTVTISVELTEIDRRRLGFRVEVRDELDEAGRGTHERFIVDGAQRMPRLQEKLNRWKAIGGK is encoded by the coding sequence ATGAGCGACGGCACAACGCGGCAGCTGGCGGTCGGGCTCAAGCACGTGCGGACGGTCAAGGTCACGGACGATATGACGCCGGGGCACCTGCGCAGCGAGCCGATCCGCGTGCTCTCCACACCGGACATGATCCGGCTCATCGAGCAGACCGCGATCGAGGCGGTGCAGCCGTGCCTCGCCAGCGGCCAGGCCACCGTCGGCACGCGCGTCGATGTCGCCCACCTGGCGGCGACGCTGGTGGGCATGACCGTCACGATCAGCGTCGAGCTCACGGAGATCGACCGGCGACGGCTCGGCTTCCGCGTCGAGGTCCGTGATGAGCTGGACGAGGCGGGCCGAGGCACCCACGAGCGCTTCATCGTCGACGGCGCCCAGCGGATGCCGCGACTTCAAGAAAAGCTGAACCGGTGGAAGGCCATCGGCGGGAAGTGA
- a CDS encoding SDR family NAD(P)-dependent oxidoreductase codes for MIDPAFTLEKKTAIVVGAANGIGRATALAFAAAGARVACADIEEPGAKATAA; via the coding sequence ATGATCGACCCGGCGTTCACCCTCGAGAAGAAGACCGCCATCGTCGTCGGCGCGGCGAACGGAATCGGGCGCGCGACCGCGCTGGCGTTCGCGGCGGCCGGCGCCCGCGTCGCCTGCGCCGATATCGAGGAGCCGGGCGCCAAGGCCACCGCGGCCG